TAATCATGCGCACAGCGATTACGTCTGGAATCATAACTTTTATTTCGTAAGGAAagccgtttccattttgcttgtgggcatgagaagcccacaagcacttacttccttgttttgttgaatgATGAACTCCCAGCATTCACTGCCTCTCgttcccgcacatgctcagtcccgcacatgctcagttccgtcgccgccatcttgctacaccccgcactcctgcacagtaataatagtgagaaggggcaagcggacatatCGTTACACCCACCCgatgtcagggatcggatgggagactgatttgatgaggtcggcctctcttatatctcctgtcctggctccgctgaaggtgaaacagaggaagccgaaggacaggagggacacgagtgcctggagctgGAGGTCCtgggagaacagcttggcagggttcagcggcctggagaAGACTGTGATGAGCTTAGCAGGATCAGATAACAGCCAGGCAGGCAACTGagggttaacagcaaccaggaacgtagacaggagcaaggtctcagggatagccaggttcgtcagcaggCGGGCAGTGAGGTAGCAAATCATAGACAGAGTCAGGGTCAAAAATGAAGCCGGGTCAGGGATGGACatcagtacaggaacagaacacagagccaaggtcaagagcaagccgggtcagaaTACTTGGAAAACACATAGGATCAGAGCAAgattcaggaacacagctgaagatcagtcagcaaagcacaagagcccagactccctttaaataggctatcTGGCGCCGAACAGGATTAGGCTCGTACATGCGCGCGTGCTCGTATCTGTGCGCATACgtgcccgcttctcaatttcaggcggcagcgcaaggggccccataattcctgatggctgccctgtgcaaaagtggcgccttgctggggcctttcTCTGTACGGTTGTCCTCCTATAAGTCTTGGGGTCTGACAATTGAAATTgcaactacttaagggtgtcctggccctaaccctctttccccccaaaaaattactgttaaaataaataaaacctcttttgcaTCCTAGAAGCGTCTTGAGCCCAATGACTTTCACCACATTTGcgcccactatgcctcacaacccaccacatattgaaggatgtcagctgccTTTGGCCTTGAAGGTTCTCATTGGGctggaagaggttaaccacttcaataccgggcactttcacccccttcctgccccagggcagttttcagcgctgtaacattttgaatgacaattgcacggtcatcacctctgcgtttattttttgcattataaataaaaaaaaaacatttttcctcagtttaggacgatatgtattcttctacatatttaaaaaaaaaaaaaaaaaaaaaaaaaaaaatcgcaataagcatatattgattggtttgcgcaaaaaagttATAGCAAAAATAggttgatttatggcattttttttttactagtaatggcggcgatctgcgattctttatcgtgactgcgacattgtggcggacacatcggacactttcttgaaaccattgacatttatacagcgatcagtgctataaatagccactgattactgtaaaaatgtcactggtagggaagagattaacactagggggcgatcaatggggttaaatgtattccctgactgtgtggggggatgggaccgactaggggaggagaccgatcagtgtttcTATATGCTAGGAACACactatcggtctcctctcccctgatagGACGTGAATCTGTGCGTTTACACAGAACCAGGTTCCTGCTCTGTCACGAGCAATCGCGAGTGCCCAGCCGATATTGTGGCCGCCAGGCCACAATGACATAAAGAGGACGGGAGAggacatcgaggagcgtggaggacggcGCTGACCCAAGAAAGGCAAGCGCCGGgcggggggcaaactggtggcatttgatgggccaaACTGACggcatttaaagcggttgtaaacccgcatcaaattttttaatttttttttctcctgtaaggcaaaagtcataatgagctaatatgcaccgcatatgagctcattatgaaatacttacctcggaacgaggtgtgtagcacttacctggtccacgccgagcgagatttcatcttgcctcggcgtgtcttccgggtatcgccgctccatcgctgtgattggctggagcagcgatgatgtcactcccgcgcgggagatttaaaactctgcaaggtccggcggctgccggtcctttcaccGTAGATCCCacccgtgcaggtttaggagatattctccttacctacaggtaagccttattataggccttattataggcttacctgtaggtaaaagtcaaaaaagtgcgtttacaaccactttaatgggcatagtgaggctgcaattgatgggcacagtgaggctgcaattgatgtttttttttttcagtttgtttgcgcccccccccccaaaaaaattttttggagcatcagccgccactggtgggaTGCGCTTTGTTTATTTtccatttcagaggtttacaaccactttaacatgtaGTTCTCCCTATAAATGACCCAGATGTTACCGTTTCCAAGAGGATTtcacccttttattttttttgcattgatgacACAACTTTAGAAAAACAAAATGATGTTGAAAATTACAGTCTTACAGAAACCGCCTGAGATACAAGCTTTACCCAGGCTCCCTTACTCAGATAGAAAGCAGCATGGAGGGGTTcggtgaaggtggtggtgaaggtgtggaggtgtctgATGGGGTCACTCAGCTGGTAGAAGGACAGACGGCCACCTTCATAATCCAAATACAATCCCAATCTCTTCACAGGAGACTCCGGGTTTAACTCCCGTAATTTGGAGTAATGTTTACATGAATATTTCTTCTCAGTTATCCCAAAACTCCAGGACTTGTTATTACACCCAATACCGGACACACCACCAGCTCTCCTTATACTGGGATAGCAAACACCCACATCCCAATTCCCACAGTCCCCGACCTCTacttcccagtaatgtctcccATGGCGAAAACTCTTCCTACTCATCACCTGATTGTATAATGTAAATCTCTCTGGAAACTTTGGTCTAATCTTTCGTATTGCAGAATGGGATGCCGTTCCCAGATCATCAGATAAAATCACAAATTGATTGGCCGTTTTTTCATCCAGCAGCAGATTGGTGGCATCCTGTATATTGAAGATGGTTTTTAATTGCAGATTGGTGATAAGATCAGTTATAGATCCGTGCATCACGAGAGAGATCAGAAAATCATCCAGATCACAAACAGAAGATTTCTCAAAATTCTGGTCACCTTTGACCGATTCCTGATCTTGTAGGACAGTTATTGGGTCGGTCATGTTACACAAATTCTCAAAGTGACCAATTTTCCTGGACAGCTCGTCCTTCTGTATCTCCAACTGTCTGATGAGATCATTGATGGACAATGAGACCTCCTCTACCTGTCTGGAGATCTCACTCAGGACTCTCTGTTCCTGGACCTCCAGCTGTATCCTGATATCCTCAAACAGGACAGCCACTCTCTTCTTCTCATCATCTGCTTTTTCTTGAGTTCTTCTCTTCTGGTCCTGTAGATTCAGAATTTTCTTCCCAGTTGATTCTCTCTTCGTAGTCAGTTTTTCTAGAACATTTCTCAGTTTCTCCGTCTTCTTCTTCAAAGCCTCTTCTAGAAGTTGCACGTTGTGTCCTTTATGGTTCCCCACCAGACAGCAGGACACACATAGACAGACAGCGTCCTGGAAGCAGTAATACTTCAGAAGCTCCTTATGAATGAAGCATTGACTTTTTTTGAAGGACGAGGTGGGTTCCACCAGCACATGGGCCCCCGTCTTGTTGTGGGCTGTCAGGTGTTTATCACACATAGAAGTCTCACAATGCAGACAAGTCTTCACAGCTCTTGCCATAGAATCCACACAATACGTACAGAGGATCtcacttttttccttttgttgtgTAGATCTGAAGTTGTCCACAGTGTTACACAacttccttttcttcttcatAGAAGGACGTTCTACATACTCATCTCTGCACTCCGGACAGGAATAAACTCCGgacccctcctgtgtatccagaacagtcacaatacaatcccCGCAGAAGTTGTGTCCACATCTCAGTGGCTCCAACTCCGTATAAAGGTTCAGgcagatggaggagctcagctcgtCTCCTACAGCAGCAGACGCCAttctggggaaaaaagaaaaaaagaaaaacccatttTCATAAACTGATTGAATAGATTGGAGGCTTCACAGATTAAAaagagcggagttccaccctaaaaatgaactttcttttAACAGCTTCCctttaatgtacattttttttataattatataatatatatatatatatatatatatatatatatatatatatatatatatatatatatatatatatatatatatatatatatatatatatatatatatatatatacacacacacacacacacacacatatacacacacacacacacacacacacacacatatatattataccgtatttatcggcgtataccgcgcacttttttgccctgaaaatcagggcaaaatcgtgggtgcgcgatatacgccgatacccgctttcccgcgccgagtttgaatactgcgccaacatataccgagcgcagtacactcgtgtatagtcgggcagtctcggctcctcccgcgctcacgtcctggacgtcatCGCGAGAGTaaccgagcctgcccgaccatacacgagtgtactgcgctctgtatatgtcggcgcagtattcaaactcggcgcgggaaacgagcggggaggacgccgcagaaggacgccggacccgacgaagagggcacccgaagccgcagacccgacgaagaggacacctgaagccgcagacggacgccggacccgacgaggccgccgatggacgccgcgcaagacaacaaaactgtaagtacaaaaaatcttttttccacaggaatgtcgggcaactttaggggtgcgcgctataccccattaaatacgatatatatatatatatatatatatatatatatatatatatatatatatatatatataaattctcacttctatctggcggttactaggcagatttcgtaatatgcctagttcctggtcctaggtggttcaacttcctgtcccaagaccccattgcctcctgggaaatgagggacactcatttcccaggagtctctgggcattactgtgcctaaaaaaaaaacgcccagcaTGCATCTCtacctgaaaaccaggaagaaaatggAACTGGgcctcacatgcccacacatatgatggatacggccacaacatgagctggaggatataaggcaagtgtttgcaatgatttctggaacgattggggagctattaatatgttttagggactatttaatgtgattaattttaccttgcaaaaaataaaatctctaCAGAGGAGGACAAAAAGAAGCCAAAGCCtccactttaaccgcttcagccccagaacattttaccccctccctgaccagagcgcgttttacaatttggcactgcgtcactttaactggtaattgcacggtcgtgggacgctgtacccaaacaacatttgtgtccccccacacacaaatagagctttcttttggtcgcatttatttgattacctctgtggctTTAATTTCTTGTACTATAaacaaatagagtgacaattttgaaagaacattttttgtaagtaattggccatattaggggtatgggggtccgggtactTTTAAcaatttttcaggagcagtgtttCTAATTATGCCTACAgtgcaataataaaaatgaacaactcctttaaatatagtgcctggggggtccccttagtctgcctataAAGCGGTGtatgtgtaccatgtatagaacatgctgcagcaaaaatgaaatttctaaagaaaaaagaaacacaagtcaaatcacatttaaattgactcacggttgctattgaaaaaaaagcacaaaaaacataGTGCCCCCTTCCCCTAGTTGggcgcagtgcattgcagggcatttGGCGGAGTGTGCACCATGGGCTGGGAAACAGACAGTTTCCATTGTCAGGtggttgtgtcagtttcattctgggacactgtattgtcctggattgaaggtgcccgggacccaggacagaactgcaaaatgcgtgactgtcccgggcaatccaggacacgtggtcaccctagggggCACAGATGTAAGGAAGGACACTAGTGTAAAAGGGGTACACTAATGTAAGGCGTGGCATTGACATAAGGAGAGATGCTGATGTAAGGGACTCTGATGTTGGGGGAAATTGACGTAGGGGACACTGGtgtaatataataatattgtaaaaaaaaataaaaaataaaaacaccccacacacacacacaacattttttgggggagggtAGGGGGTGATGGGGCAACAAACTGAGGTGAAAGTAGGTCACTGACAGCCAGGGGGCAGTGAAAAACTGCAGCTCAGCCACCTGTTCTTACTCCCCCCTCACCTGATCACCAGTATGAAAAAGTCCAAATTCTCCCTAAGAAGAGCAACCTTTGTTTCAAAGATACCAGTCCAGTAATGTAGCAAACAGCGGTGACTTAATTTGTGCCACTTCCATGTATTGTACAGGACTTCAGAGGAAAATAAATGCAACTTAACAAATCCTAGCCGTGTCTTGGTTCTTATTACACATCAGGAATCCTATCAGATTGCCGCATCCTACTCCCTGTCACCCTCCACATACACAGCTCTGCACTATTCACCAACCTTTCTCTCCAACACACCAGACCTGTCTGCTCCCCGGGATGCAGAGCTCTGACTGGGTCCAGGTGAGTCTAAATTGGCTAAAAGGGAGAAGAGGAAAACATGGAGTGGACGGAGAAAAACCTGGAGTGGACAGAGGAAAACATGGAGTGGAATAAGGATCAGAGGTCTGGAAAGGTGGAAGAAAGGAAGTCGGGAGATGTGTAAATCCTGAACAGGACTTTTCCAGGATCCCTGCCAGACCCTCTGCTACAAGACCAAATAATGGCGGAGATCCGttctctgtgggccagattcatgtagatcagcggatctttagatccgctcgatctacgtgttttacgatccgccggtgcaatttagcgaggccagtgcagtattcatcaagcacttacctcgaaaattgcatcgttggatcgtaactcccccctggcggaatgcaaattccgcggctagggggagtgtacaatttaaatcaggcgcgttcccgcgccgatttaactgcgcatgcaccgccggcgaaatttcccagtgcgcatgctccaaatgacgtcgctaggacgtcattgtttgcggcgggtacgtcaattgcggccatccgtattcctgatcgacttacgcaaacgacgtaaaaattagaatcttggcgcgggaacgacggccatacttaacattagctacccctcatatagcaggggtagctatccgccggaaaaagccgaacgcaaacgacgttaaaaaaaagcgacgggcgggcgtacggacttgaatcggcggttctcctcatttgcatatccgacgcataaaaaaagcgacgacacctagcggccggcggtagattgcagcctaagattcgactggtgtaagacgcttacaccagtcggatctaagggagatctatgaggaatcggattctatgaatcagcctcatagatccgaccggctggactcagaggtacaacggcggatcaggagatccgccgtcatatctctttgatgaatctgcccctgtgtgttctGGACACAAATGGTGTTTATGGAACACAGATGGCCACTTCCTCGGCGCGAACGCCATTCAAAGAACACATTGCATTTCCTCAATGATtataaagtgttctctgattggaaaaGATAGAGAAGCAAGGCAGTGATATTATGATCTCCTCCCCATCCAATTAGAGAAGGCCTTATATTTGCTAATAAAATGGAAAGTGctctctgaatggtgcctgtaCCAAGTAAGCAACCTCTTGTATTCCGTTGGCAGCAGGGCATGGGCAGGGCCATCTTattgcaagggcactcctgggcatttcccaggggccccacaataatttagcattacatcatacttttcAGCTGTCagagatttgctgggacagtcatgctttttactaaactgtcccgatatggtcgtGTCCAGGGAAGTGTCacagaacctatactgtgccctcctgacccacccatgtactgtgcccttctgcatttccccctgtactgtgcccttctgcattccccctgtactgtgccctcctgaccccccccccccacccatgtactgtgcccttctgcattccccctgtactgtgccctcctgacccacccatgtactgtgcccttctgcatttccccctgtactgtgcccttctgcatttccccctgtactgtgcccttctgcattgcccctgtactgtgccctcctgacccacccatgtactgtgcccttctgcattccccctgtactgtgccctcctgacccacccatgtactgtgcccttctgcattccccctgtactgtgccctcctgacccccccccccacccatgtactgtgcccttctgcatttcccccTGTACCGTgccctttggcccctttcacactggggcgttattacagcgttattcgagcgaagcctcatctgcaatcccaatgtgctggtaaagcaccgctcagaccctaacgttttagggcgtttttgcagtgcctcagtgtgaaagggcaaggcgtttttacagcgcttttcaattcatttcaatagagagaggcgtttttggagcatttttttcagcgcccaaaagctgctccaaagatgctgcttgcaggactcagtgtgaaagggtccattgagatgcatggagagcgttttaatagcgctgtttttaacgctaaaacaccgtaaaaacgcttcagtgtgaaaggggtctttgtgTTGTCTAGTCTtggatttatggaatgttttgctttttttaaaatcgattttaatgaaagtactaatgaatatatgtgTAATTCCATCAACTATTTATCTGGGTTGTCCTCCATAAGCATACACTTCCCGTGAATCCAGCATTGTCTGTTGTAATCCGTTGCTTCCCCCCCGGGCCCCACCCCCTTCCTTTGTTACATCATCAGGAGCCGGCTGTCTCTATCGGATTCTTGCAGTCGGTTCCCTGACGACAACCCCCAATACATGCGCAATGCGTTGTAGATTTCCCCAAAGCCTCCTAGAATGCACGACAtgaggaggctgcagatggggctATGTTACTTTTACCTAGGGGAGAAATCCAGAAGGCAAAGGCaaactaattaaccacttaagacccggaccaaaatgcagctaaaggaataggtccctttttgcgattcggcactgcgccgctttaaccgaAAATTGcgctgacgtggctcccaaacaaaattggcgtcctttttttcccaaaaatagagcttttcttttggtggtatttgatcacctctgcggtttttattttttgcgctataaacaaaaatagagcgaaattttgaaaaaaaatgcaatatgttttacttgttgctataataaatattcccaaaaaatatataaaaaaacattttttttcctcagtttaggccgatatgtattcttctacctatttttggttaaaaaaaaaatcgcaataagcggttatcgattggtttgcgcaacatttatagcgtttacaaaataggggatagtattgcatttttattaattattatttttttactactaatggcggcgatcagcgatttttttcgtgactgcgacattatggcgaacacttcggacaattttgacacatttttgggaccattgtcattttcacagcaaaaaatgcattgtttattgtgaaaatgacaattgcagtttgggagttaaccacagggggcgctgaaggagttatgtgtgacctcatctgtgtttctaactgtagggggggtgtggctgtaggtgtgacgtcatcgattgtgattccatatatcagg
The Rana temporaria chromosome 6, aRanTem1.1, whole genome shotgun sequence DNA segment above includes these coding regions:
- the LOC120943106 gene encoding E3 ubiquitin-protein ligase TRIM21-like isoform X4, which encodes MASAAVGDELSSSICLNLYTELEPLRCGHNFCGDCIVTVLDTQEGSGVYSCPECRDEYVERPSMKKKRKLCNTVDNFRSTQQKEKSEILCTYCVDSMARAVKTCLHCETSMCDKHLTAHNKTGAHVLVEPTSSFKKSQCFIHKELLKYYCFQDAVCLCVSCCLVGNHKGHNVQLLEEALKKKTEKLRNVLEKLTTKRESTGKKILNLQDQKRRTQEKADDEKKRVAVLFEDIRIQLEVQEQRVLSEISRQVEEVSLSINDLIRQLEIQKDELSRKIGHFENLCNMTDPITVLQDQESVKGDQNFEKSSVCDLDDFLISLVMHGSITDLITNLQLKTIFNIQDATNLLLDEKTANQFVILSDDLGTASHSAIRKIRPKFPERFTLYNQVMSRKSFRHGRHYWEVEVGDCGNWDVGVCYPSIRRAGGVSGIGCNNKSWSFGITEKKYSCKHYSKLRELNPESPVKRLGLYLDYEGGRLSFYQLSDPIRHLHTFTTTFTEPLHAAFYLSKGAWVKLVSQAVSVRL